GATCGGCTTTGCTCTCTTGTTTCCCTCTGTCAATACAATGCTCATTCAATCGACGCCGCCAGAATTGCGGGGGAAAGCACACGGTTACTTATACGCCTTCTTCTCTCTCGGTGTAGTCGTCGGCTCAGGCCTGTTAGGTTGGCTGCCCTTCTCCATTGAGGAAGGGTTTCTGTTCACAGGATGTCTCCTGCTCGTATTTGCCGCTTTCATTGCCATGCATAAGCGGCGAGAACGCTTGCTGAATCAACAAAATAATCAATAGCAGCCATCGTTTCTAACAGCAAAACCTCCTCAACCACTAAGCTAGTGGCGAAGGAGGTTTTGTGCTACTACTTTCAACTGCGGAATCACTCCGAATCAGGCATGCAGCCAACAAACCAATTCCTAGTACGATTGCAAGCAGGAAAAAAGTAAGTTCATAGCTTCCAACATTCATTAATCGGATGGACAATATCGGCCCAAGACTTGTTCCTGAAAACAGGATAAACGTATAAACAGAAACCGCAATTCCCCGCGATTTTCCCCCTAGCTGTCCAACAAGCGAGATCACGGAAGGAACGGATAACGCAATTCCAGCAACGAAAAGCACACTCGTACCAATCAAAAGAGCCAAGTTAGATATCATACCGAGGGAAGCCATACTGACCACTGCCAGACCTAATCCGAAGCGGAGCACGGTACGTAAGCCAAACCGTTTTGCCAGCCCGCCCGCCAGCGGAGAAATGAGCATACCCACTACACCAATCGTTCGAACAAGCAGCATCTCCTTGTTGCTAAGTCCAAAATTAGATCCCGCCAAATAACTGCCCAAGACCGTATACATATTAACGAATGACATAAGCAATACAAGAGCGATTATGTAGCTTAAGACAATATTTTTTTGTTTGAACAGGGAGGGAATTCGCTTAATCGGCTCCCAAATATTAACGGTAGCAAGGGGACTCTCTTCTTTTGGCAGCCACCTCATCACCACAAACAGCGTCACGAAATAGATAGCAGCAAGCATATAGAATACGGCGTGCCAACTGTATTGTTGACTCATTACGGTGCTGAGCACTTGACCAATGATTCCTGCTGCCAAAAATCCTGTGCTGATAAATCCGATTGCCGTTACCCGTTTTGCCGCAGGGAACATTTCCACAGCATAGGCGAGTGCAACAGGCGAGAACGTAGCAGCGGCAGCACCTTGCAAGCCCCTGAGTACAATGATCCATACGAAATCATTTGCACTGCCAAGCAACAAAGAAATTAGAGCCAGGGCAATCATCCCGATCACAATAACCTTCTTGCGGCCATACTTTTCGGACAGCGGTCCGTAAATCAGGCACCCAATGGCAAACCCAACCGAAAATGCGCTGCCTACTGCTGCAGCCTGTGTCAACGTAATACGGAAAAGATCGGCAAACAGGCTCATAAGGGGAATCGTAACGTATAAGCTCGACATGACGACGATTCCAGACCAGCAGAGAATTGCCGTCATGAGTGGGTAGTTTCGCTGTGACATCGCACACCTCTTTTTCAAATATTTACATACATTCTAGTTAGATTATCTAATTATATTCACAAAAAAATATGATCTTATCTTCCCACCCCCAGTTTCTCTTCCATGCTGTTGTTCAACTTCATCAAGATTTTTTCCAGCAGCATCCGTTCTTCCTCTTCTAATTCGCTCATAATGGAGGAGCAAGCAGACCAAAAAACTGGCAGTACGCTGGTTACCAATTCTCTGCCTTCTTGTGTTATTTTGACATGAATCTTGCGACCATCCAGCGTGCTTTGCTCCCTGATGATCCAGTGCCTTTTTTCCAACCAGTCCAGCAAAGCTGTAACAGAAGCACGCCGAATCCCCAGCCTGTCTGCAAGTGAAGAGGGGGTGATAAGTTCTCTGTCTTTATGTAACGTAAGCAACAGCAATACGTCCCATTTACACTCCGTTATGCCGAATTTCTCCAAATTCAAATCAATGACATCTATGGCGTTATCCCCCAGCCATAGCATCAATAATCCCAAATGAGCCAATTTGCGATCCGTATTTTGCAGAGCAGTTGTTTCCATCAGATGCAAATATGGCTGAATACCAAGTTTCGGCAATTGATCGGATGTATGCTCACACTTGTTTTTTCTGCTCATAATCCACCTTGAATATAATTAGATTATCTAACTAAAATCAATATAAAGGATTTTTTTGGATTTTGCAACCCCCTCTGGCAAGACGAAAGCCTAGATCATCAATTCGAAACGTGGGGTGACTGCGTCTGCGGCACGTCGCCCCACAGCCTCTGGCCTCTTCTGCCCAGCTGCCACCGCGAAAAATTCGGTAGGAGCCATACACGTTTACATCGTAAAGGTCCCAGCACCACTCCCAAACATTTCCGAGCATGTCATAGAGCCCCCACGCATTCGGCAGCTTTTGTCCTACCACATGTGCTGTACCCTCCGCATTCTCTTGGTACCATGCGATCTCATCCAGCTCGCCGTACCGATAACCGCCCGTCCCTGCTTTGCAAGCGTACTGCCATTCCGCCTCTGTCGGCAGACGATAGCCATCCGCTTCCTCGTTCCATATGACACGCTCACCATCTTCACTTATCGAGTAGCATTCCGTGAGA
The window above is part of the Brevibacillus antibioticus genome. Proteins encoded here:
- a CDS encoding MFS transporter; the protein is MSQRNYPLMTAILCWSGIVVMSSLYVTIPLMSLFADLFRITLTQAAAVGSAFSVGFAIGCLIYGPLSEKYGRKKVIVIGMIALALISLLLGSANDFVWIIVLRGLQGAAAATFSPVALAYAVEMFPAAKRVTAIGFISTGFLAAGIIGQVLSTVMSQQYSWHAVFYMLAAIYFVTLFVVMRWLPKEESPLATVNIWEPIKRIPSLFKQKNIVLSYIIALVLLMSFVNMYTVLGSYLAGSNFGLSNKEMLLVRTIGVVGMLISPLAGGLAKRFGLRTVLRFGLGLAVVSMASLGMISNLALLIGTSVLFVAGIALSVPSVISLVGQLGGKSRGIAVSVYTFILFSGTSLGPILSIRLMNVGSYELTFFLLAIVLGIGLLAACLIRSDSAVESSSTKPPSPLA
- a CDS encoding MarR family transcriptional regulator — its product is MSRKNKCEHTSDQLPKLGIQPYLHLMETTALQNTDRKLAHLGLLMLWLGDNAIDVIDLNLEKFGITECKWDVLLLLTLHKDRELITPSSLADRLGIRRASVTALLDWLEKRHWIIREQSTLDGRKIHVKITQEGRELVTSVLPVFWSACSSIMSELEEEERMLLEKILMKLNNSMEEKLGVGR
- a CDS encoding formylglycine-generating enzyme family protein, whose product is MERSYTMVSIPAGHIELRDDRIKAKWTTEVNAFLLAPVPVTNALYFSVVQKAAGPSDHPEAPVVNVSWNDAISFCNLLSQQAGLTECYSISEDGERVIWNEEADGYRLPTEAEWQYACKAGTGGYRYGELDEIAWYQENAEGTAHVVGQKLPNAWGLYDMLGNVWEWCWDLYDVNVYGSYRIFRGGSWAEEARGCGATCRRRSHPTFRIDDLGFRLARGGCKIQKNPLY